A genomic segment from Lignipirellula cremea encodes:
- a CDS encoding HEAT repeat domain-containing protein, with the protein MQSKPEPRQKVWWRAMLGLCALSAALSAAIGCATWNPYNQKKWAEQEKKYGPSFPTRQEQMRALAVEIPSMPPDQQKKKADELTIQLRAESNALMRAEITQVLGVIPGPESLSGLKIAVKDADSHVRMAACKGLGLHGSAEAAAVLAQTLGSDSDLDVQLAATRALGETQGPQAIAGLGLALEDGNPALQYRAMQSMKNVSEEDFGNDVTKWREFARRTTPVDGETAIAAQPSASGTFR; encoded by the coding sequence ATGCAATCCAAACCTGAACCGCGACAGAAAGTCTGGTGGCGGGCCATGCTGGGCCTCTGCGCCCTTTCGGCCGCCTTGTCGGCGGCGATCGGCTGCGCGACCTGGAATCCCTACAACCAGAAGAAATGGGCCGAACAAGAAAAGAAGTACGGCCCCAGCTTCCCCACACGCCAGGAGCAAATGCGCGCCCTGGCGGTGGAGATTCCCAGCATGCCGCCTGACCAGCAGAAAAAAAAGGCCGATGAGCTCACCATTCAGCTGCGGGCCGAGTCCAATGCGCTGATGCGGGCCGAAATTACCCAGGTGCTGGGAGTCATTCCCGGACCGGAGTCGCTCAGCGGACTCAAAATCGCCGTCAAGGACGCCGACTCCCACGTGCGGATGGCCGCATGCAAGGGGCTTGGGCTTCATGGTTCGGCCGAAGCCGCCGCGGTGCTGGCCCAGACGCTGGGCAGCGACTCCGATCTGGATGTGCAGTTGGCCGCCACCCGGGCGCTGGGGGAAACCCAGGGACCGCAGGCGATCGCAGGTCTGGGGCTGGCTCTGGAAGACGGCAACCCGGCGTTACAGTACCGCGCCATGCAATCCATGAAGAACGTCAGTGAGGAAGACTTTGGCAACGATGTAACGAAATGGCGGGAATTTGCCCGCCGGACCACCCCCGTCGATGGGGAAACGGCAATCGCTGCCCAGCCCTCTGCGTCGGGGACGTTTCGTTAA
- the ffh gene encoding signal recognition particle protein: MFDSLQKNLQQAFKSISGRGTLTESNMRDGLRLIEESLLEADVSYEVVKKFMAEVSEKALGEKVLLKLNPGEQLVGIVHQQLIDTLGPVDPSIPLRNTPTVLMLCGLQGSGKTTTCGKLAKLLLKQNIRPLLCAADLQRPAAIEQLHVLGKQLGVPVYSEPGATDPVKVCRNAKAKAEAEGAKVVILDTAGRLAIDAELMEQLRQIDRRTNPDQIFLVVDGMTGQDAVLSAKAFNDALSIDGVIMTKLDGDARGGALLSVKAVTEVPVKFIGVGEKLEDLEPFRPEGMASRILGMGDVVALVDTIRSEVDADAQKKAEEQWSKGQFTLDDLKKQMEMMAKPGLIKKLLGAMPGGGQLMEMMGAGGSGEADIKRLIGVINSMTPAERKNPKLIDPSRRRRIAHGAGVPPQQVTDVVKQHDMMKSMVTGLAGKGMGERMQMLNQVQEAATNPMGGMPKTKKGTGKRLSPAEKAKLKKQRDREMRKKKKGK, encoded by the coding sequence ATGTTTGATTCACTCCAGAAGAATCTCCAGCAAGCATTCAAGTCGATCAGTGGGCGGGGAACGCTCACCGAGTCGAACATGCGCGACGGGCTGCGCCTGATCGAAGAATCGCTGCTCGAAGCCGACGTCAGCTACGAAGTCGTGAAGAAATTCATGGCCGAAGTCAGCGAAAAGGCGCTCGGCGAGAAGGTTCTTCTCAAGCTGAACCCGGGCGAGCAGCTGGTCGGCATCGTCCATCAACAGCTGATTGATACGCTGGGACCGGTTGATCCCAGCATCCCGCTGCGGAACACGCCCACCGTCCTGATGCTTTGCGGGCTCCAGGGTTCCGGCAAAACCACCACCTGCGGCAAGCTGGCCAAACTGCTGCTGAAGCAGAATATTCGCCCCCTGCTCTGCGCGGCGGACCTGCAGCGTCCGGCCGCTATTGAGCAGTTGCACGTGCTGGGCAAACAGCTGGGCGTGCCCGTTTACTCGGAACCGGGCGCGACCGATCCGGTCAAAGTCTGCCGCAACGCCAAAGCCAAAGCGGAAGCAGAAGGCGCCAAGGTCGTGATCCTGGATACGGCCGGCCGCCTGGCGATCGACGCTGAATTAATGGAACAGCTGCGGCAAATCGACCGCCGCACGAACCCCGACCAGATTTTCCTGGTCGTTGACGGTATGACGGGCCAGGACGCGGTCCTGAGCGCTAAAGCGTTCAACGACGCCCTCAGTATCGACGGCGTGATCATGACCAAGCTCGACGGCGACGCCCGCGGCGGCGCCCTGCTGTCGGTCAAGGCAGTCACCGAAGTGCCGGTCAAGTTCATCGGCGTCGGCGAAAAACTCGAGGACCTGGAGCCGTTCCGTCCCGAAGGGATGGCAAGTCGGATCCTCGGCATGGGCGACGTGGTCGCCCTGGTCGACACCATTCGCAGCGAAGTCGACGCCGACGCACAGAAAAAAGCCGAAGAGCAGTGGTCCAAAGGTCAGTTCACGCTCGACGACTTGAAAAAACAGATGGAAATGATGGCCAAGCCAGGCCTCATTAAAAAGCTGCTAGGCGCCATGCCAGGCGGCGGACAGCTGATGGAAATGATGGGAGCCGGCGGCTCCGGCGAGGCCGATATCAAGCGGCTCATCGGCGTGATCAACTCGATGACGCCCGCCGAACGCAAGAACCCCAAGCTGATTGACCCCTCCCGTCGCCGCCGTATTGCTCATGGCGCCGGCGTACCGCCGCAGCAAGTGACCGATGTCGTCAAACAGCACGACATGATGAAATCGATGGTCACCGGACTGGCCGGCAAGGGAATGGGGGAGCGAATGCAAATGCTCAACCAGGTGCAGGAAGCGGCGACCAACCCGATGGGCGGCATGCCCAAAACGAAAAAGGGCACCGGCAAACGCCTGAGCCCCGCCGAAAAGGCGAAGCTCAAAAAACAGCGTGATCGCGAAATGCGAAAAAAGAAAAAGGGAAAATAA
- a CDS encoding DUF1598 domain-containing protein yields MMVRRLIVPALLLVAACAMLAPSTAWGQAAGVCISPDGVLSVRMVADPGGRLHRELTAAARADLDPDLLKPSKLRKVSLNRLEAAIADRAARGLPPEADMLHMAGLLSVEYVFYLPETKDIILAGPAEGYVRNEAGRAVGLTSGRSVIELEDVVAALRAFPPTGDPTAVISVSIDPTQEGLSRLQRYLSSVAGRVRPGDANVLVAGMQNALGLQNVTIRGVSPATHFAQVLVEADYRMKLIGIGLEKPAVNIASYISNARSGDVAANALQRWFFTPEYDCVRVSDDRMAMQLVGQGVKLTGEDQVVRADGVRVVSKRVDKASDTFCTSFTAHYEELAQREPVYAQMRNLINLSVAAAYIQKQDFYGHAGWTMPMLGDERAFPIETHTAPTQVATAVNAVWKGRTLMTPIGGGVNIQATQALQPGHLLSDTNGEVAKTRSAVDVSELAAGQWWWD; encoded by the coding sequence ATGATGGTTCGACGTTTAATCGTCCCCGCGTTGCTGCTGGTCGCCGCCTGCGCGATGCTTGCCCCGTCCACCGCCTGGGGCCAGGCCGCCGGCGTTTGCATTAGCCCCGACGGCGTGCTCAGCGTGCGCATGGTCGCCGACCCGGGCGGACGTTTGCACCGGGAACTCACGGCGGCCGCCCGCGCGGACCTGGATCCCGATCTGCTCAAACCGAGCAAGCTCCGCAAGGTTTCGCTCAATCGCCTGGAAGCAGCCATCGCCGACCGTGCCGCCCGCGGCCTGCCGCCGGAAGCCGACATGCTGCACATGGCCGGTCTGCTCAGTGTCGAATACGTGTTCTACCTGCCGGAAACCAAGGACATCATCCTGGCCGGTCCCGCCGAAGGCTACGTCCGCAACGAAGCCGGCCGGGCTGTCGGCCTGACCAGCGGCCGCAGCGTGATCGAGTTGGAAGACGTCGTCGCCGCCCTGCGGGCTTTCCCGCCGACCGGCGATCCGACCGCCGTGATCAGCGTGTCGATCGACCCCACCCAGGAAGGCCTCAGCCGCCTGCAGCGTTACCTCAGCAGCGTCGCCGGCCGCGTCCGCCCCGGCGACGCCAATGTGCTGGTCGCCGGCATGCAGAACGCTCTGGGCCTGCAGAATGTGACCATCCGCGGCGTCTCTCCCGCCACGCACTTCGCGCAGGTGCTGGTCGAAGCCGACTACCGAATGAAACTGATCGGCATCGGTCTGGAAAAGCCGGCCGTGAACATCGCCAGCTATATCTCGAACGCCCGCTCCGGCGACGTGGCGGCTAACGCTTTGCAGCGCTGGTTCTTTACTCCGGAATACGATTGCGTGCGGGTCAGCGACGACCGCATGGCGATGCAACTGGTCGGCCAGGGCGTCAAGCTCACCGGCGAAGACCAGGTGGTCCGGGCCGACGGCGTGCGCGTCGTTTCCAAACGGGTCGACAAGGCCAGCGACACCTTCTGCACCAGCTTCACCGCCCATTACGAAGAACTCGCCCAGCGCGAACCGGTGTACGCCCAGATGCGGAACCTGATCAACCTGTCGGTGGCGGCCGCCTACATTCAGAAGCAGGACTTCTACGGCCATGCCGGCTGGACGATGCCGATGCTGGGGGACGAACGGGCCTTCCCGATTGAAACGCATACCGCCCCCACGCAGGTCGCCACCGCGGTGAACGCCGTGTGGAAGGGACGCACCCTGATGACGCCGATCGGCGGCGGGGTGAACATCCAGGCGACCCAGGCCCTGCAGCCTGGCCACCTGCTCTCCGACACCAACGGCGAGGTCGCCAAGACCCGCTCGGCTGTCGACGTGAGCGAACTGGCCGCCGGCCAGTGGTGGTGGGACTGA
- a CDS encoding UvrB/UvrC motif-containing protein codes for MTPPQHLDDILRDWPYDPDEGAVRLTEGEGGREVLQMRIDLGVLQLETTDRPDGLRPGGFATMREQLTDIAAKAGEGFLFSEEQCLDADREFVQFYHRRVCWLQLARYEMAVRDADHTLAMMDLCALHSPDERWTLTHEQYRPFVLYHRTQASALAALERSGAEEAVEEMNAGLERLRELFAQFEVEEHFDENDLVVQLTKMREQLREEYQVGRTLQERLQDAVSAEQYELAAEIRDLLDRRHEGGGKN; via the coding sequence ATGACGCCGCCTCAACACCTTGACGACATTCTCCGCGACTGGCCCTACGATCCCGATGAGGGCGCCGTGCGCCTGACCGAAGGCGAAGGCGGGCGCGAAGTCCTGCAGATGCGGATCGACCTGGGCGTACTGCAGCTGGAAACAACCGATCGCCCGGACGGACTGCGTCCCGGCGGATTCGCCACCATGCGCGAGCAGTTGACCGATATCGCCGCCAAGGCGGGCGAAGGCTTTTTGTTTTCTGAAGAGCAGTGCCTCGACGCTGATCGGGAATTTGTGCAATTCTATCATCGCCGGGTCTGCTGGCTGCAGCTGGCCCGGTATGAGATGGCCGTGCGCGACGCCGATCATACGCTGGCGATGATGGACCTGTGCGCTTTGCATTCGCCCGACGAACGCTGGACGCTAACCCACGAACAGTACCGCCCCTTCGTACTCTACCACCGCACGCAAGCCAGCGCTCTGGCCGCGCTGGAACGCAGCGGGGCCGAAGAGGCCGTCGAAGAAATGAACGCCGGCCTGGAACGGCTGCGGGAACTGTTCGCCCAGTTTGAGGTCGAAGAGCACTTTGACGAAAACGACCTGGTCGTGCAGCTCACTAAAATGCGCGAGCAGCTACGAGAAGAGTACCAGGTGGGACGCACCCTGCAGGAACGCCTGCAGGACGCCGTTTCCGCCGAGCAGTACGAACTGGCGGCCGAGATCCGCGACCTGCTCGACCGGCGCCACGAAGGCGGCGGCAAAAACTAA
- a CDS encoding prenyltransferase/squalene oxidase repeat-containing protein yields the protein MTWSRIVPLFLLTVATTLGVVTGVRGDEPPAPTFGILGELPLQPLGEASTGRVRRETADRLKPQQLAGESIAEKEHSKLDSFIQDMLEAQGDTPRLSQESKPERKPERTVETRPLTIKPESATEETLEDSPAEDADPVVNDGSTPPATANVGRTPSDTTPDKAEVADEDLSPQMLALRSRIRRCLGAYYARPENIADHSPWGVMHSMLSFGVDTRIYANGRRVNAVGFLCWNYPSRGQSIMFTRGGKLGMRVGPGVQGHEGQLLAMLAQSKVARDYPMQVNGQRFTVDDLIEYEKRTCRPNSELTFKLIGLSHYLKSDETWTSDQGQKWDIERLIQEELRQKIVGAACGGTHRMMGFAYSVDRRKRQGMPVTGQFVRAQRFVEDYQRYTLSLQNPDGSFSTDWFEKRENKPDEDRKLQTTGHILEWMVFSMTDEELQTPRIIKAVDFLTNLLLNERNRKLEIGPKSHAIRALVLYDQRVYGGRLGLGAGEELERLWAERQESAYQR from the coding sequence ATGACCTGGTCCCGTATTGTTCCCTTGTTCTTATTGACGGTTGCGACGACGCTGGGGGTCGTTACCGGAGTAAGAGGAGATGAGCCTCCCGCCCCGACGTTCGGTATTTTGGGAGAACTGCCTTTACAGCCGCTGGGCGAGGCGTCGACAGGACGCGTTCGCCGCGAAACGGCCGATCGGCTGAAGCCGCAACAGCTCGCCGGTGAAAGCATCGCCGAAAAAGAGCACAGCAAACTCGACAGCTTTATCCAGGATATGCTCGAAGCCCAGGGGGATACCCCCCGGCTGTCGCAAGAAAGCAAGCCGGAAAGAAAGCCAGAACGCACCGTCGAAACGCGGCCCCTGACCATCAAACCAGAAAGCGCTACGGAAGAAACGCTTGAGGACAGCCCCGCGGAAGACGCCGATCCCGTCGTCAACGATGGATCGACTCCCCCCGCTACCGCCAATGTCGGCCGCACCCCCAGCGACACCACGCCCGACAAAGCCGAAGTGGCCGACGAAGACCTGAGTCCGCAAATGCTGGCGCTGCGCTCCCGGATTCGCCGTTGCCTGGGCGCCTATTACGCTCGCCCGGAAAACATTGCCGATCACAGCCCCTGGGGTGTCATGCACTCGATGCTGTCGTTCGGGGTCGATACGCGAATCTATGCGAATGGTCGCCGGGTGAATGCTGTTGGTTTCCTCTGCTGGAATTACCCTTCCCGCGGTCAGAGCATTATGTTCACCCGCGGCGGAAAACTGGGCATGCGGGTCGGCCCGGGCGTGCAAGGCCATGAAGGGCAACTGCTGGCGATGCTGGCCCAGTCCAAAGTGGCGCGCGACTATCCGATGCAGGTCAACGGCCAACGGTTTACCGTCGATGACCTGATCGAATACGAAAAACGCACCTGCCGTCCCAATTCGGAACTCACTTTCAAACTGATCGGCCTGTCGCACTACCTGAAAAGCGACGAAACCTGGACCAGCGACCAGGGACAAAAATGGGATATTGAACGGCTCATCCAGGAAGAACTTCGCCAAAAAATCGTCGGCGCCGCCTGTGGCGGTACGCACCGCATGATGGGCTTCGCCTATTCGGTCGATCGCCGGAAACGCCAGGGCATGCCTGTGACAGGGCAGTTTGTCCGCGCCCAACGCTTCGTCGAAGATTACCAGCGCTATACCCTCAGCCTGCAGAATCCCGACGGCAGCTTCAGCACCGACTGGTTTGAGAAACGCGAGAACAAGCCGGACGAAGATCGGAAACTTCAGACAACCGGCCACATTTTAGAGTGGATGGTGTTCTCGATGACCGATGAAGAACTGCAGACCCCACGCATCATCAAGGCGGTCGATTTCCTCACCAATCTGCTGCTCAACGAGCGGAACCGGAAGCTGGAAATCGGCCCCAAAAGCCACGCCATCCGCGCTCTGGTGCTGTACGACCAGCGTGTTTACGGAGGTCGACTCGGACTAGGCGCCGGCGAAGAACTCGAACGCCTTTGGGCGGAGCGCCAAGAGAGCGCTTACCAACGCTAA
- the rpsP gene encoding 30S ribosomal protein S16, whose translation MAVRIRLKKLGRKHRPFFRVCAMDARTPRDGRVIEELGYYDPMAPETDARAILNGERIDYWLGVGAQPTEKVGVLIKKYGSSGTHLEQQKTALERMQQKPELAPQPKVSLKKKEEPVAEAPADEAPAAEEAVATEEAAPDDAAAAEGSSE comes from the coding sequence ATGGCGGTACGTATTCGCTTGAAAAAGTTGGGTCGCAAGCATCGGCCGTTCTTTCGTGTGTGCGCGATGGACGCCCGCACCCCGCGCGACGGCCGCGTGATTGAAGAACTCGGCTATTACGATCCCATGGCGCCGGAAACCGACGCCCGCGCCATCCTCAATGGCGAACGGATTGATTACTGGCTGGGCGTCGGCGCCCAGCCGACCGAAAAAGTCGGCGTACTGATCAAAAAGTATGGCTCCAGCGGCACCCACCTCGAGCAGCAGAAAACGGCCCTCGAACGGATGCAGCAGAAACCCGAACTGGCCCCCCAGCCGAAGGTTTCGCTGAAAAAGAAAGAAGAGCCCGTTGCCGAAGCGCCCGCCGACGAAGCCCCTGCGGCTGAGGAAGCAGTGGCGACAGAGGAAGCAGCTCCCGACGACGCCGCAGCAGCCGAAGGCAGCAGCGAGTAA
- a CDS encoding RNA ligase family protein, translating into MAIRRCGLQEEPADETKMAWESSVSSLIVEVCQISKVAPHPQADRMAIAHIKGWQVCIGKNADTGRTEFQPGDKVVYFPPETVIPHTLSDQMGVTKFLTPLPPDVNGQRPQAGRIRVARLRGEPSYGLLRSPDVADWNVGDNVADYYGARKYEPPESQHHGDSEPSHPAFPRYYDMENLRNFPDLFQPGDPVVVTEKIHGTNVRLGLIRVADDQGVLRWRWTAGSHDVRRQEYSTRTQRFDLYKLVEQWILQEPAVVRGQILDTRNGQFWRVEESLLAVDVSASDKEPRVLATQVDASGEEIRVRSNYWTPFSPQVKALLAHVSGCGVEDPDGMRVGDGPTHDVVLFGEMFGAGIQQGYWYGCANGQTSFRAFDLLVDLKYLDFAARQELCERFQTPLVPVLYQGPYDRETIEQLASGPSAVAVGATQQDDSVRIGREGVVVSSVEEEVVVTPEKIHDRKQLKCINFAYLARKGGTEFH; encoded by the coding sequence TTGGCGATCCGCCGATGCGGGCTGCAGGAGGAGCCGGCGGACGAAACAAAAATGGCGTGGGAGTCGAGTGTGAGCAGCCTGATTGTCGAAGTTTGCCAGATCTCTAAAGTGGCGCCGCATCCGCAGGCAGATCGCATGGCGATCGCTCATATCAAAGGCTGGCAAGTCTGCATCGGCAAGAACGCCGACACCGGCCGCACGGAATTCCAGCCCGGCGACAAAGTCGTTTACTTCCCGCCCGAGACCGTCATCCCCCACACGCTGTCGGATCAAATGGGCGTCACCAAATTTCTCACCCCCTTGCCGCCCGATGTCAACGGTCAGCGTCCCCAGGCCGGCCGGATTCGCGTGGCTCGACTGCGGGGGGAGCCTTCTTATGGACTGCTCCGCTCGCCGGATGTCGCCGACTGGAATGTGGGAGACAACGTGGCCGACTACTATGGCGCCCGCAAGTACGAGCCGCCCGAGAGCCAGCATCATGGGGACAGTGAGCCGTCGCACCCGGCGTTCCCTCGTTACTACGACATGGAAAACTTGCGCAACTTTCCCGACCTGTTTCAGCCGGGCGATCCGGTGGTGGTGACGGAAAAAATCCACGGCACGAACGTCCGGCTGGGGTTGATCCGCGTGGCTGACGACCAGGGCGTGCTCCGCTGGCGCTGGACCGCCGGCAGCCACGACGTACGGCGCCAGGAATATTCCACCCGCACGCAGCGGTTCGATCTGTATAAACTGGTCGAGCAGTGGATCCTCCAGGAACCGGCCGTGGTCCGCGGCCAGATTCTGGACACCCGTAATGGGCAGTTCTGGCGCGTCGAAGAGTCGCTCCTGGCGGTTGACGTTTCCGCCAGCGATAAAGAGCCGCGCGTGCTGGCTACCCAGGTCGATGCGTCGGGCGAAGAGATCCGCGTGCGGTCGAATTACTGGACGCCGTTTTCTCCGCAAGTGAAAGCGTTGCTGGCTCACGTGAGCGGGTGCGGAGTCGAGGATCCCGATGGCATGCGGGTTGGCGACGGCCCCACACACGATGTAGTGCTGTTCGGCGAGATGTTTGGCGCCGGCATCCAGCAAGGATACTGGTACGGCTGCGCGAACGGACAGACAAGCTTCCGCGCCTTCGACCTGTTGGTCGACCTGAAGTATCTCGATTTTGCCGCCAGGCAGGAGTTGTGCGAGCGGTTCCAGACTCCGCTGGTTCCGGTGCTATACCAGGGCCCTTACGACCGGGAAACGATCGAGCAACTGGCCAGCGGACCAAGCGCTGTGGCGGTCGGCGCCACGCAGCAGGACGACTCCGTCCGTATCGGTCGCGAAGGGGTGGTGGTGAGCTCGGTGGAGGAAGAAGTGGTGGTGACGCCGGAGAAGATCCACGACCGGAAGCAGCTCAAGTGCATCAACTTCGCCTACCTCGCCCGCAAGGGCGGCACCGAATTCCACTAA
- the rplS gene encoding 50S ribosomal protein L19 — MSQELIKLVEKASLKAEVPFFEIGDTVGVHTRILEGAKERIQIFTGTVIARSGSGVREMFTVRRIVAGEGVERKFPVHSPRVAAIEVTRSSVVRRAKLYFLRDRIGKAVRLKERRR, encoded by the coding sequence ATGAGCCAAGAGCTGATTAAACTGGTTGAAAAAGCCAGCCTAAAGGCGGAAGTTCCCTTCTTTGAAATCGGCGACACGGTTGGCGTGCACACCCGAATTCTCGAAGGCGCCAAAGAACGCATCCAGATTTTCACCGGCACGGTCATCGCTCGCTCCGGTTCGGGAGTGCGGGAAATGTTCACCGTACGTCGCATTGTCGCCGGCGAAGGCGTCGAACGTAAGTTCCCCGTGCACTCGCCCCGCGTCGCCGCCATCGAAGTCACTCGCTCCAGCGTGGTTCGCCGCGCCAAGCTGTACTTCCTGCGGGACCGGATCGGCAAGGCCGTTCGCCTCAAAGAACGCCGCCGTTAA
- a CDS encoding acyl-CoA dehydrogenase family protein, translating to MNDDQRQQQMEQAEEILGDRLEQLDFAKALFFGRYAAAQLPPYPTFTADAERDRRLAEVRDYCQQKIDPVAIDRNARIPDEVIAGLGQLGVLGACLPKSCGGLEWSQTDYCRILEILGGHCGGTALFVNAHHSIGPRALVLFGTPEQQQKWLPKLASGEWISAFALTEPEAGSDAANVQTTATPTTDGKGFLLNGEKRWITNGGIAQVLTVMARTPSPDGGESKITAFLVTPDMEGFEVVEERMEKCGVRGTATSRLAFHEMFVPKENVLGRQGKGLRVALTVLDFGRTTFGASCTGAAKFCVAKAVEHANRRVQFQQTLGSFELVKEKLAYMQAGVYAMESCTYQTAALIDSGVGDFMLETAMLKVFSTEVLWRIINDTFQLYGGLAYFTDQPFERMMRDARINTIGEGANDVLRAFTALVGMRDVGMELEGVLKAAKKPLTNLVQLGQFAGRKLGSLLAGPTVVVRSEALENDAQQLSALLRLLGQNVERALATYQLEIVDRQHQLGRIADAATEIYVCACVINRLDALLRESQLDEKRRRFELQTARYYLRAANTRIRQGFKTMWDNHDEEANALANAMLQRGQSE from the coding sequence ATGAACGACGACCAACGGCAACAGCAGATGGAACAGGCCGAGGAGATCCTGGGGGATCGGCTGGAGCAACTGGATTTCGCCAAAGCGCTGTTTTTTGGCCGGTACGCCGCCGCGCAGCTGCCGCCCTATCCGACATTTACCGCCGACGCGGAACGTGATCGGCGTTTGGCCGAAGTCCGCGATTATTGCCAGCAGAAAATCGACCCGGTCGCCATCGATCGAAATGCACGCATTCCCGACGAAGTCATCGCCGGACTCGGCCAACTGGGCGTACTTGGCGCCTGTCTGCCCAAGTCGTGCGGCGGGCTGGAATGGTCCCAGACCGACTACTGCCGGATTTTGGAAATCCTGGGCGGACACTGCGGCGGAACGGCCCTGTTTGTCAACGCCCACCATTCGATCGGGCCGCGGGCCCTGGTGCTTTTCGGCACGCCCGAACAACAGCAGAAGTGGTTGCCCAAACTCGCCTCGGGCGAGTGGATCAGCGCCTTCGCCCTGACCGAACCGGAAGCCGGCAGCGATGCGGCCAACGTACAAACCACGGCCACGCCCACCACCGACGGCAAAGGCTTTCTGCTTAACGGGGAGAAACGCTGGATTACCAACGGCGGCATTGCCCAGGTGCTGACCGTGATGGCGCGAACGCCGTCGCCCGATGGGGGCGAATCGAAGATCACCGCCTTCCTGGTGACGCCCGACATGGAAGGTTTTGAGGTCGTCGAAGAGCGGATGGAAAAATGCGGCGTTCGCGGCACGGCCACATCGCGACTCGCCTTCCACGAGATGTTTGTCCCGAAGGAGAACGTCCTGGGTCGCCAGGGCAAAGGACTGCGCGTGGCGCTGACCGTACTCGACTTTGGCCGGACGACCTTTGGCGCCAGCTGCACCGGAGCGGCCAAATTCTGCGTCGCCAAAGCGGTTGAGCACGCTAACCGCCGGGTCCAGTTCCAGCAGACGCTGGGATCGTTCGAGCTGGTCAAAGAGAAGCTCGCCTACATGCAGGCCGGCGTCTACGCCATGGAGTCGTGCACCTATCAAACGGCCGCGCTGATTGACTCGGGCGTGGGCGACTTCATGCTGGAAACGGCCATGCTCAAGGTGTTCTCCACCGAGGTGCTCTGGCGGATCATCAACGATACATTCCAGCTGTACGGCGGCCTGGCGTACTTCACCGACCAGCCGTTCGAACGGATGATGCGCGACGCCCGGATTAACACCATCGGCGAAGGCGCCAACGACGTGCTGCGGGCCTTTACCGCCCTGGTCGGCATGCGCGACGTGGGCATGGAATTAGAAGGCGTGCTCAAGGCGGCCAAAAAACCGCTGACCAACCTGGTGCAGCTGGGCCAGTTCGCCGGGCGCAAGCTCGGCTCTTTGCTGGCCGGGCCGACTGTCGTGGTGCGCAGCGAAGCGCTGGAGAACGACGCCCAGCAGCTTTCCGCCTTGCTGCGTCTGCTGGGGCAGAACGTCGAACGGGCGCTCGCCACATATCAGCTTGAGATTGTCGACCGCCAGCATCAGCTGGGCCGGATCGCCGACGCGGCGACGGAGATTTATGTTTGCGCCTGCGTGATCAATCGCCTGGACGCATTATTGCGTGAATCGCAACTCGACGAGAAACGCCGCCGGTTCGAACTGCAGACGGCCCGTTACTATCTCCGCGCCGCCAACACCCGCATCCGCCAAGGCTTCAAAACCATGTGGGACAACCACGATGAAGAAGCCAACGCCCTGGCCAACGCCATGCTCCAACGCGGCCAGTCGGAATGA
- the trmD gene encoding tRNA (guanosine(37)-N1)-methyltransferase TrmD produces MRFDVLTLFPRIFDGYLGESLLHKAIEAGLVQVHTHDIRDWSRDKHRKVDDRPFGGGPGMVLQVEPIVDCVEAVSRQAETAGRLVMLTPQGRRLTQSVVEELAEEPRLILLCGRYEGFDQRVIDLLQPDELSIGDYILNGGETAAMVMIDAVVRLIPGVLGDEQSSVDDSFSHGDRLLEFPHYTRPRVFRGLETPPVLLSGDHQAIARWRREQSYLRTEQRRADLLPDSTESATGTTSDPQTPTLSKDSRDEPRAD; encoded by the coding sequence ATGCGGTTCGACGTACTGACGCTGTTCCCGCGGATTTTCGACGGCTACCTGGGCGAAAGCCTGTTGCACAAGGCGATCGAAGCCGGACTCGTGCAGGTGCATACGCACGATATCCGTGACTGGTCGCGCGACAAGCATCGCAAAGTCGACGATCGCCCCTTTGGCGGCGGTCCCGGCATGGTGCTGCAGGTCGAGCCGATCGTGGATTGCGTGGAAGCGGTCAGCCGTCAAGCAGAAACTGCCGGCCGCCTGGTCATGCTGACGCCCCAGGGTCGTCGGCTTACCCAGTCGGTGGTCGAAGAGTTAGCGGAAGAGCCGCGTTTGATTTTGCTGTGCGGTCGATACGAAGGTTTCGACCAGCGCGTGATCGACCTGCTGCAGCCCGACGAACTTTCGATTGGCGACTACATATTAAACGGCGGAGAAACCGCTGCGATGGTCATGATCGATGCGGTCGTTCGCCTGATCCCTGGCGTTCTGGGCGACGAACAAAGCAGCGTCGATGACTCGTTTTCGCACGGGGATCGCCTGTTAGAATTCCCACATTACACACGGCCTCGCGTCTTTCGCGGACTCGAGACGCCACCCGTTCTGCTCAGCGGCGATCATCAGGCGATCGCCCGCTGGCGCCGGGAACAAAGTTACTTGCGCACCGAACAACGCCGTGCGGACCTGTTGCCAGACTCGACTGAAAGCGCAACCGGCACGACCAGCGATCCCCAGACACCCACTCTCTCTAAGGACTCTCGCGATGAGCCAAGAGCTGATTAA